Proteins from one Romboutsia sp. CE17 genomic window:
- the prmA gene encoding 50S ribosomal protein L11 methyltransferase, whose product MKWIEVTIKTTTEAVEAITNILDDLRTGGVMIEDPKDFFFQKKNELDWDYVEEEVFNKRNSDGVLIKTYISEERNVMELVETIKQKVSALTRFGIDIGEGSVSLGQVNEEDWANEWKKYYKPTKIGEKLVVKPTWEDYDVQDGDLVIELDPGMAFGTGTHETTTMCMRELEKYVREDSKVFDIGCGSGILAIAAAKLGAKDVIAVDLDEVAVKVAAENVAHNNVEDAVKVLHGNLIDVVDDKADVVVANIIADIIKILAKDVHSCMKEDAVFISSGIIHAKVDEVKASLIENGFEIVEVKTLGEWNAIVAKLK is encoded by the coding sequence ATGAAATGGATTGAAGTAACTATAAAAACTACTACGGAAGCAGTTGAAGCAATAACTAATATATTAGATGATTTAAGAACGGGCGGAGTAATGATAGAAGACCCTAAAGATTTCTTCTTCCAAAAGAAAAATGAATTAGACTGGGATTATGTTGAAGAAGAAGTGTTTAATAAAAGAAATAGTGATGGAGTGTTGATAAAAACATACATATCAGAAGAAAGAAACGTTATGGAATTAGTTGAAACTATAAAACAAAAAGTTTCGGCATTAACTAGATTTGGTATAGATATAGGAGAAGGTAGCGTATCTTTAGGACAAGTTAATGAAGAGGATTGGGCTAATGAATGGAAGAAATACTACAAACCAACTAAAATAGGTGAAAAGTTAGTTGTAAAGCCAACTTGGGAAGATTATGATGTTCAAGATGGAGATCTAGTAATAGAATTAGATCCAGGAATGGCATTTGGAACAGGTACACATGAAACTACAACTATGTGTATGAGAGAGTTAGAAAAGTACGTAAGAGAAGACTCTAAAGTATTTGATATTGGATGTGGAAGTGGAATATTAGCAATAGCAGCAGCAAAACTTGGAGCTAAAGATGTTATAGCGGTAGACTTAGATGAAGTGGCTGTAAAAGTAGCAGCAGAAAATGTTGCCCACAATAATGTGGAAGATGCTGTTAAAGTACTACATGGCAATTTAATAGATGTTGTAGATGATAAGGCCGATGTTGTAGTTGCAAATATAATAGCTGATATAATAAAAATACTTGCTAAAGATGTTCATAGTTGTATGAAAGAAGATGCTGTATTTATATCATCAGGAATAATACATGCAAAAGTTGATGAGGTAAAGGCGAGTTTAATAGAAAATGGATTTGAAATAGTTGAAGTAAAAACATTAGGTGAATGGAATGCAATAGTAGCTAAACTTAAGTAG
- a CDS encoding RsmE family RNA methyltransferase, translating into MDRFFVEKRNINLDNNTCIIEGEDVKHISKVLRCKVGEKIEVCDKDNKEYICEISNINKDVVELNIVDMIQIKREADVRVKLYQGLPKGPKMEMILQKLTEVGVDEIILVQTKRSVAKVDEKKEDKKIERWERIIYEAAKQSKRGIIPKLIGVLSFKEALEDMKNNDMNICPYENEKTVSIKKAIKNADIKSIGIFVGPEGGITEEEIESVQSIGSHVVSLGPRILRTETASVVASSIVLYELSDIGGDE; encoded by the coding sequence ATGGATAGATTTTTTGTTGAAAAGAGAAATATTAACCTAGATAATAATACTTGTATTATTGAAGGTGAAGATGTAAAACATATATCGAAGGTTTTAAGATGTAAAGTCGGAGAAAAAATAGAAGTATGTGATAAAGATAATAAAGAGTATATTTGTGAAATATCAAATATAAATAAAGATGTAGTAGAACTTAATATAGTTGATATGATTCAAATAAAAAGAGAAGCTGATGTAAGAGTTAAATTATATCAAGGTCTTCCAAAGGGACCTAAAATGGAAATGATACTACAAAAGCTTACAGAAGTTGGAGTAGATGAAATAATATTAGTTCAAACTAAAAGAAGTGTAGCTAAGGTTGATGAAAAAAAAGAAGACAAAAAAATCGAGCGTTGGGAAAGAATTATATATGAAGCAGCTAAGCAGAGTAAAAGAGGTATAATACCAAAGCTAATAGGTGTTTTAAGTTTTAAAGAGGCCTTAGAAGATATGAAAAATAATGACATGAATATATGTCCTTATGAAAATGAAAAAACTGTATCAATAAAAAAAGCTATAAAAAATGCAGATATAAAAAGTATAGGAATATTTGTAGGACCAGAAGGTGGAATTACGGAAGAGGAAATTGAAAGTGTTCAATCAATTGGATCTCATGTGGTTTCATTAGGTCCTAGAATATTAAGAACAGAGACTGCATCGGTGGTTGCATCGTCTATAGTTTTATATGAACTAAGTGACATAGGAGGAGATGAATAA
- the mtaB gene encoding tRNA (N(6)-L-threonylcarbamoyladenosine(37)-C(2))-methylthiotransferase MtaB encodes MKKVAFYTLGCKVNQYETEAMLEMFKKDGYEQVDSEEYADVYVINTCTVTHMSDRKSRQYIRRMKKKNPNAIIAVVGCYSQVSPEEILEIEEVNLVMGTNERRTIVEEIKKLEATQGDKKASTVDDIMKVRAFEAIEISQSNGRTRAFMKIQDGCDRFCSYCIIPYARGGKVRSRDIESIVNEAQTLANNGYKEVVLTGIHVASYGKDLRESNLKLLDVIKRINEIDGIERIRTSSVEPILFTDEFVNEVAKMEKVCPHYHLSLQSGCNETLKRMNRRYTTEEYKEIVDKLRKKIPNVAITTDVIVGFPGETNDEFNKTYDFLRDIELSQMHVFKYSPRKGTPAATMENQIDPQIKQFRSEQLINLSKSNFNKFADKFIGTEMDVLFETNVSENKYEGLTPNYIRVVVQSNDDIHGQILKVKLTEIKDEYVEGILV; translated from the coding sequence GTGAAAAAAGTAGCTTTTTACACACTAGGATGTAAAGTAAACCAATATGAAACAGAAGCTATGCTTGAAATGTTTAAAAAAGACGGGTATGAGCAAGTTGATAGTGAAGAATACGCAGATGTGTATGTTATAAATACTTGTACTGTAACACATATGAGTGATAGAAAATCACGTCAGTATATAAGAAGAATGAAAAAGAAAAACCCAAATGCCATAATAGCTGTTGTTGGGTGCTACTCACAAGTTTCTCCAGAAGAGATACTTGAAATTGAAGAAGTAAACCTTGTAATGGGGACTAACGAAAGAAGAACTATAGTAGAAGAAATAAAAAAATTAGAAGCTACTCAAGGTGATAAAAAAGCTAGTACTGTTGATGATATAATGAAGGTAAGAGCTTTTGAAGCAATTGAAATAAGTCAATCTAATGGTAGAACTAGAGCATTCATGAAAATTCAAGATGGATGTGATAGATTCTGTAGTTATTGCATAATACCTTATGCAAGAGGTGGAAAGGTAAGAAGTAGAGATATAGAAAGCATAGTTAATGAAGCACAAACTTTAGCCAATAATGGATATAAGGAAGTTGTATTAACTGGTATACATGTAGCTTCTTATGGAAAAGATTTAAGAGAAAGTAATTTAAAACTTTTAGATGTCATAAAAAGAATAAATGAAATTGATGGAATTGAAAGAATAAGAACAAGTTCAGTTGAGCCAATTTTGTTCACAGATGAATTTGTAAATGAAGTTGCAAAGATGGAGAAAGTATGTCCTCACTACCATTTATCTTTACAGAGTGGATGTAATGAGACATTAAAAAGAATGAATAGAAGATATACTACAGAAGAGTATAAAGAAATTGTTGACAAATTAAGAAAGAAAATACCTAATGTAGCAATAACTACTGATGTAATAGTAGGTTTTCCTGGAGAAACTAATGATGAGTTCAACAAAACATATGATTTTTTAAGGGACATAGAACTTTCACAAATGCATGTGTTTAAGTACTCACCTAGAAAAGGTACTCCTGCTGCTACAATGGAAAATCAAATAGATCCACAAATAAAACAGTTTAGAAGTGAACAACTTATAAATTTAAGTAAAAGTAATTTTAATAAATTTGCAGATAAATTTATTGGAACAGAAATGGATGTATTATTTGAAACTAATGTATCAGAAAATAAATATGAAGGATTAACTCCTAACTATATAAGAGTAGTTGTACAAAGTAATGATGATATTCATGGTCAAATATTAAAAGTCAAATTAACAGAAATAAAAGATGAATATGTAGAAGGAATTTTGGTATAA
- a CDS encoding histidine triad nucleotide-binding protein codes for MSCIFCKIIEGEIPSQKVYEDEKVIAFNDINPVAPYHILVVPKKHYESIIDINENEMEIVAHIHNVINKIANEKGFDKAGFRIINNCGNDGGQEVKHIHYHILAGKKLPLYEAEKQQ; via the coding sequence ATGAGCTGTATATTTTGTAAAATTATAGAAGGTGAAATACCATCACAAAAGGTTTATGAAGATGAAAAAGTAATCGCATTTAATGATATAAATCCAGTAGCACCTTATCATATATTAGTTGTTCCTAAGAAGCATTATGAAAGCATAATTGATATAAATGAAAATGAGATGGAAATAGTTGCACATATTCATAATGTAATAAATAAAATAGCTAATGAAAAAGGCTTTGATAAAGCTGGATTTAGAATAATTAATAATTGTGGTAATGATGGTGGTCAAGAAGTTAAGCACATTCATTATCATATATTAGCTGGAAAGAAATTACCTTTATATGAAGCTGAGAAACAACAATAA
- the rpsU gene encoding 30S ribosomal protein S21, translated as MSEVRVRENETLDSALRRFKRQCAMSGIMSEVRKREHYDKPSVRRKKKAEAARRKNAKK; from the coding sequence ATGTCAGAAGTAAGAGTAAGAGAAAATGAAACATTAGACAGTGCTTTAAGAAGATTTAAACGCCAATGTGCTATGTCTGGCATCATGTCTGAAGTTAGAAAAAGAGAGCACTATGATAAGCCAAGCGTTAGACGTAAGAAAAAGGCTGAAGCTGCAAGAAGAAAAAACGCTAAAAAATAG
- a CDS encoding GatB/YqeY domain-containing protein, translating into MSLREKLQEDLKSSMKNKDTVKKSVVTLIRASIKQYEVDNRVELSDDEIIDLIAKQLKQRRDSLVEFKKANRDDLVSETEAEIEVLKEYLPQQLSEEELNEIVKATISEVGATSMKDMGKIMAAIKPKTKGRADGKLINELVKNNLQ; encoded by the coding sequence ATGTCCCTTAGAGAAAAGTTACAAGAAGATTTAAAGTCTTCTATGAAGAACAAGGATACAGTAAAAAAGTCTGTAGTAACTTTAATAAGAGCTTCTATTAAGCAATACGAAGTAGACAATAGAGTTGAACTTAGTGATGATGAAATCATTGATTTAATTGCAAAGCAATTAAAGCAACGTAGAGATTCTTTAGTTGAATTCAAAAAAGCTAATAGAGATGATTTAGTAAGTGAAACAGAAGCTGAAATCGAAGTTTTAAAAGAGTACCTACCTCAACAGTTAAGCGAAGAAGAATTAAATGAAATAGTAAAAGCTACTATATCTGAAGTAGGAGCTACTTCAATGAAAGATATGGGCAAAATCATGGCAGCTATAAAACCTAAAACAAAAGGCAGAGCTGACGGAAAACTTATAAATGAGTTAGTTAAAAATAACTTACAATAG
- a CDS encoding TspO/MBR family protein, producing MIISIKEIRNFLISILIPILVGYCSSAIANILAGINISTYYSQLIKPGFAPPSYIFPIVWIILYTLMGVSLYKIMRKGSDLYKVRDAMFYYWLQLFLNFIWSILFFGLDLRFTSLAVILIMIVIVSIMVYKFYKLDKLAAYINIPYIIWLFYAAFLNYFIWVINR from the coding sequence TTGATAATATCAATAAAAGAAATTCGAAATTTTCTTATAAGTATATTAATACCTATACTTGTAGGTTATTGTAGTTCAGCTATAGCAAACATTTTAGCTGGAATCAATATTAGTACATATTACTCTCAACTTATAAAACCTGGATTTGCACCTCCTAGCTATATATTTCCAATAGTATGGATTATATTATATACATTAATGGGGGTATCATTATATAAAATAATGAGAAAAGGATCGGATTTATATAAAGTTAGAGATGCTATGTTTTATTATTGGCTGCAGTTATTTTTAAATTTCATATGGAGTATTTTATTTTTTGGGCTAGATTTAAGGTTTACATCTTTAGCGGTTATATTAATTATGATAGTAATTGTATCAATAATGGTATATAAGTTTTACAAGCTTGATAAGCTTGCAGCATATATCAATATACCGTATATAATTTGGTTATTTTATGCAGCATTTTTAAACTATTTTATTTGGGTAATTAATAGATAG
- a CDS encoding YabP/YqfC family sporulation protein encodes MIDISADLQVTQPTITVVGNKFVSIENYLSIVTYDTNLIKIKTKIKTIKISGDNLLLKYITDGEIGIKGIIYSIEYID; translated from the coding sequence ATGATTGATATATCAGCTGATTTACAAGTTACTCAGCCTACAATAACTGTTGTTGGAAATAAATTTGTTAGTATAGAAAATTATTTATCTATAGTAACTTATGATACCAATTTAATAAAGATAAAGACTAAAATAAAAACGATAAAAATATCCGGTGATAATCTTTTATTGAAATATATAACTGATGGTGAGATAGGCATTAAAGGAATAATATACAGCATAGAGTATATAGATTAG
- the yqfD gene encoding sporulation protein YqfD, with the protein MITLEGVEIERFLNYLIRNNINVYNVGRISSTKIQFCVDREDMKRFKNAYRGSNFKIKVKQKTGIPFIIKRIYKYKGMWICAIISLMILMATSQFVTDIYIDCPEGIKQEEVRKELYKLGLKPGIYKKNIDRKKIRDSVMVTFDEIAYISVNVKGTNVFVTITKKAETLSSQEQSNYCNIIAEKSGIIEKVIPRSGNAVVEEGTIVQKGDLLVRGSNTKALPEVWATTFYEVKKSASYIDTKQEKTGKSKNIYTITFYDKKFDIRRNIKYKDYIIENKELKLTLGNYTFPLKINISTFHEVNNVKIEKNEAELKEELRQQALKELDYIIPASAKYTDVKDEYKVNKNMLEYLVTVHTSENISQVYNLSKSEAEQMIKDENKKIEESGETVPSNPDKRMIDDIRNEFQDKEENKENEDNKDSNNN; encoded by the coding sequence GTGATAACGTTAGAAGGAGTGGAAATAGAAAGATTTTTAAATTATCTTATAAGAAACAATATAAATGTCTACAATGTAGGTAGAATTAGCTCGACTAAAATACAATTTTGTGTAGACAGAGAAGATATGAAAAGATTTAAAAATGCATATAGAGGAAGTAATTTTAAAATTAAAGTAAAACAAAAGACTGGAATTCCTTTTATAATAAAAAGGATTTATAAATATAAAGGCATGTGGATTTGTGCAATAATATCATTAATGATACTAATGGCTACTTCGCAGTTTGTAACAGATATATATATTGATTGCCCAGAGGGGATAAAGCAAGAAGAGGTAAGGAAAGAACTTTATAAATTAGGCCTTAAACCAGGTATATATAAAAAAAATATAGATAGAAAGAAAATTAGAGATAGTGTAATGGTTACATTTGATGAAATTGCTTACATCTCTGTGAATGTAAAAGGAACTAATGTATTTGTAACTATAACTAAAAAAGCAGAAACATTGTCATCTCAAGAGCAATCAAATTATTGTAATATAATTGCGGAAAAAAGTGGTATAATAGAAAAGGTAATACCTAGAAGTGGTAATGCAGTAGTAGAGGAAGGTACTATAGTTCAAAAGGGTGACTTGTTAGTAAGAGGTTCAAATACAAAAGCTTTGCCAGAAGTTTGGGCTACGACTTTTTATGAGGTTAAAAAAAGTGCAAGCTATATTGATACTAAACAAGAAAAAACAGGAAAAAGTAAGAATATATATACCATAACTTTCTATGATAAAAAATTCGATATTAGGAGAAATATAAAATATAAGGACTATATTATTGAAAATAAAGAACTAAAGTTAACCTTAGGAAATTATACTTTTCCACTTAAAATAAATATAAGTACTTTTCATGAAGTTAATAATGTAAAAATAGAAAAAAATGAAGCTGAATTAAAGGAAGAGTTAAGACAACAAGCTTTGAAAGAGCTTGACTACATAATACCTGCTTCTGCAAAGTATACCGATGTAAAAGACGAATATAAAGTAAATAAAAATATGTTAGAATATTTAGTAACAGTACATACTAGTGAAAATATTTCACAAGTTTATAATCTTAGTAAATCAGAAGCAGAGCAGATGATAAAAGATGAAAATAAAAAAATTGAAGAATCTGGAGAAACAGTTCCTTCTAATCCTGATAAAAGAATGATAGATGATATAAGAAATGAATTTCAAGATAAAGAAGAGAATAAAGAAAATGAAGATAATAAGGATTCTAATAATAATTAA
- a CDS encoding PhoH family protein has product MIIQKKFIVSEEKFERELFGNFDENVKLIEEALNIDVILREGNIVLMGEEKNVDSALKLMNELHQAVSNGRTLDKQNISYSLSLLLEGSENKIKELENTVVITQKGKSIQPKTLGQKEYIKLIENNDITFGIGPAGTGKTYLAVAMAVKAFKKDEVSRIILTRPAVEAGESLGFLPGDLKDKVDPYLRPLYDALFDMIGPDKFNKYLERGTIEVAPLAFMRGRTLDNAFIILDEAQNTTPEQMKMFLTRLGFGSKAVVTGDITQTDLPNKNKSGLIQARKVLKDVPGIGDITLSDKDVVRHELVQRIIRAYDKFDKEEELKREKTKERLSSKNNK; this is encoded by the coding sequence TTGATAATACAAAAGAAATTCATAGTATCAGAAGAAAAGTTTGAAAGAGAACTATTTGGGAATTTTGATGAAAATGTTAAATTAATAGAAGAAGCACTAAATATAGATGTTATCTTAAGAGAAGGCAATATAGTTTTAATGGGTGAAGAGAAAAATGTTGACTCTGCACTTAAGCTTATGAATGAGCTTCATCAAGCTGTATCTAATGGTAGAACTTTAGATAAGCAAAATATATCTTATTCACTGTCTCTTTTATTAGAAGGAAGTGAAAATAAGATAAAAGAGCTAGAAAATACAGTTGTAATAACTCAAAAAGGAAAATCAATTCAGCCTAAAACTTTAGGACAAAAAGAGTATATTAAATTAATTGAAAATAATGATATAACTTTTGGTATTGGACCTGCTGGAACAGGTAAGACATATTTAGCAGTAGCTATGGCTGTAAAAGCTTTCAAAAAAGATGAAGTTAGTAGAATAATACTTACAAGACCAGCAGTAGAGGCAGGAGAAAGTTTAGGATTTTTACCAGGAGATTTAAAAGATAAAGTAGACCCGTATTTAAGACCTTTATACGATGCACTATTTGATATGATAGGTCCTGATAAGTTTAATAAATATTTGGAAAGAGGTACTATAGAAGTTGCGCCTCTTGCGTTTATGAGAGGTAGAACACTTGATAATGCATTTATAATCTTAGATGAAGCTCAAAATACAACTCCAGAGCAAATGAAGATGTTTTTAACTAGACTTGGATTTGGATCAAAGGCTGTAGTGACAGGAGATATTACTCAAACTGATTTACCTAATAAGAACAAAAGCGGTCTGATCCAAGCTAGAAAGGTTTTAAAAGATGTTCCTGGAATTGGAGATATAACTTTAAGTGATAAAGATGTTGTAAGACATGAATTAGTACAAAGAATAATAAGAGCATATGATAAATTTGATAAAGAAGAAGAATTAAAAAGAGAAAAAACAAAAGAAAGACTTTCTTCAAAAAATAATAAATAG
- the ybeY gene encoding rRNA maturation RNase YbeY, giving the protein MKLIIDDRQDKLQVSEELIEKIKDIILECLDYEGYDDDYDISLSFVDNKEIHELNKLYRGIDRPTDVLSFPMLDEELDFDIELEEKSLGDIVISLERAFEQSVDYNHSFEREVCFLVCHSMFHLLGYDHDTEENTKEMREKEEYILNKLSITRE; this is encoded by the coding sequence ATGAAACTTATAATAGACGATAGACAAGATAAACTTCAAGTTAGTGAAGAACTTATAGAGAAAATAAAAGATATAATACTAGAATGTTTAGATTATGAAGGATATGATGATGACTATGATATAAGCTTATCTTTTGTAGATAATAAAGAAATACATGAGTTAAATAAACTATATAGAGGAATAGATAGACCTACGGATGTATTATCATTTCCTATGTTAGATGAGGAACTTGATTTTGATATTGAGTTGGAGGAAAAATCACTAGGTGATATAGTTATTTCCTTAGAGAGAGCATTTGAACAAAGTGTAGATTATAATCATAGTTTTGAAAGAGAAGTTTGTTTTTTAGTATGTCATAGCATGTTCCATCTTTTAGGATATGATCATGACACAGAAGAAAATACAAAGGAAATGAGAGAAAAAGAAGAATACATACTAAACAAGTTAAGCATAACAAGGGAGTAA
- a CDS encoding diacylglycerol kinase, producing the protein MKVKKTRQGIIKAFNAAIEGIIYTFKFERNMKIHYCLAAAVLIGSLFFKLNKVEMLILLFSISLVVITEMFNTAIEKTIDMVTDEYHPLAKIAKDVAAGAVVIAALNSVVVGYMLFYDQLTDISKSLIFTIRKSEPHVTLICIVLVLISVVVVKALTSTGTPLKGGMPSGHAALAFAMATAITMMTERPVAATLAYIMAILVAQSRIEGKIHTFWETIAGALLGILIGILVFQIKIINFY; encoded by the coding sequence ATGAAAGTAAAAAAAACTCGACAAGGTATAATTAAAGCTTTTAATGCGGCTATTGAGGGTATAATATACACCTTCAAATTCGAGAGAAATATGAAGATTCATTATTGCTTAGCTGCAGCAGTTTTAATAGGAAGTTTATTCTTCAAATTAAATAAAGTTGAAATGTTAATACTACTGTTTTCTATTAGTTTAGTAGTTATAACTGAAATGTTCAATACTGCTATAGAAAAAACTATAGATATGGTAACTGATGAATATCATCCTCTTGCGAAAATAGCGAAGGATGTTGCAGCAGGTGCTGTTGTAATTGCAGCACTTAACTCTGTTGTTGTTGGTTATATGTTATTTTATGATCAATTAACAGATATATCTAAATCTTTAATTTTTACAATAAGAAAATCTGAACCACATGTAACTTTAATATGTATAGTATTAGTGTTAATATCAGTAGTAGTAGTAAAGGCACTTACTTCTACAGGAACTCCTTTAAAAGGTGGAATGCCAAGTGGTCACGCAGCATTAGCATTTGCTATGGCAACCGCAATAACTATGATGACAGAAAGACCAGTAGCTGCAACCTTAGCTTATATAATGGCTATATTAGTTGCTCAAAGTAGAATAGAAGGTAAAATACATACTTTTTGGGAGACAATTGCAGGTGCATTACTAGGTATACTAATAGGTATTCTAGTTTTCCAAATAAAAATAATTAACTTTTACTAA
- the era gene encoding GTPase Era — translation MFKSGFVSIVGRPNVGKSTLMNNVVGEKIAIMSDKPQTTRNTIQAVFTDEKCQIVFLDTPGIHKPKTKLGEYMVKSATDAFKNVDVVIYVVDESKKIGPGDRKIIEDLRSVKAPVILVINKIDQLQESEVFDLIKMYHSEGVFKEIVPISALKGRNVKELIKVVQNYLEEGPKYFPDYMITDQPERVLVSELIREKVLHYVHDEIPHGVAVEIEKMKSRNDKQIVDISAVIYCERDSHKGIIIGKNGRKLKGIGKSAREDIELLLGSQINLQLWVKVKENWRNLQNYVSNFGYTDK, via the coding sequence ATGTTTAAATCAGGATTTGTTAGTATAGTAGGAAGACCTAATGTTGGTAAATCTACTCTTATGAATAATGTAGTAGGAGAAAAAATTGCAATAATGAGTGATAAACCTCAAACTACTAGAAACACTATACAGGCAGTGTTTACAGATGAAAAATGTCAAATTGTATTCTTAGATACACCGGGTATTCATAAACCTAAAACTAAATTAGGAGAATATATGGTTAAATCTGCAACAGATGCATTTAAAAATGTTGATGTAGTAATATATGTTGTAGATGAGTCTAAAAAAATAGGACCTGGAGATAGAAAAATAATAGAAGACTTAAGAAGTGTAAAGGCACCTGTTATTCTTGTAATAAATAAGATAGATCAATTACAAGAAAGTGAAGTGTTTGATTTAATTAAGATGTATCATTCAGAAGGAGTATTTAAAGAAATAGTACCAATATCAGCTCTTAAGGGTAGAAATGTAAAAGAATTAATCAAAGTAGTACAAAATTACTTAGAAGAAGGTCCAAAATACTTCCCAGATTATATGATAACTGATCAACCAGAAAGAGTATTAGTATCTGAGCTTATAAGAGAAAAAGTACTTCATTATGTACACGATGAAATTCCTCATGGTGTTGCGGTAGAAATAGAAAAAATGAAATCTAGAAATGATAAACAAATAGTTGATATTTCTGCAGTTATATATTGTGAAAGAGATTCTCATAAAGGTATAATAATAGGGAAGAATGGTAGAAAATTAAAGGGTATAGGTAAATCAGCTAGAGAAGATATCGAATTACTTTTAGGTTCTCAAATAAATCTTCAACTATGGGTTAAAGTAAAAGAAAATTGGAGAAATTTACAAAATTATGTAAGTAATTTTGGATATACTGATAAATAA